The following DNA comes from Cryobacterium psychrophilum.
GGGGCCCGCAGCCCCGTCGGGAAGGAAATCGGCCGGTTCCACCGGTCGCAAACCCTCCAGTTCGTCGCCCCGGGATGCGCGCACCGAACCGATCGTGGTGCAGTCCGACGCGCTCGCTTCCGTGTCGGGCATCCGCTCGGGAAAGGACGGCGCAGCGCCCGCCGAGAAGTCAGGAGCGGCAGCGGCAGGCGCCGTCCTTCGGGGTGCGCGGCGAGCCAGAAAGCGCTTTGAACGCGCGGAGGTGCGTCGTTTCACGTGGCGTTCCCGCCGTCGGCGCACGATCTGGACCGTCGCGCTCGGCTCCAGCGTCGTGCTGCTCGGTGGCGTCATCGCCGCTGCGTACTCGCCGCTCATGGCGCTGCGCACGATTGACGTCGTCGGAGCCGACCGGGTCGGCACCGAGCAGGTCGTGGGCGCCCTCGACGATCAGATCGGCACTCCGCTGCCACTCATCGACTTCACGCGGGTGAAGGAGCAGCTCGCATCGTTCACGCTCATCGAGAGCTTCGTGACCGAGAGTCGTCCGCCAGGGACACTGGTCGTGCGTATCGTGGAACGTGAGCCGATTGGCGTGATCACGAGCGAGACGGGCTTCGACCTCGTTGACGCCGCCGGCGTGCGCATCGAATCCTCGGCGGAAAGGCCCGCCGGTTACCCTCAGATCGAGGCGCCGGACGGTGTTGGAAGCGCGGGGTTCCTGGCCGCGGGCGAGGTCATCCACGCCCTCCCGGACGGCATTCGAACCGAACTCGACTCCGTGGCAGCCGCCACGACCGATGACGTCACCCTGGGTCTCATTGGGGGAGCCAAGGTCGTCTGGGGGAGTGCGGAACAATCCGAACTCAAGGCGGTCGTCCTGGCCGCCCTGATGGTGGGACACCCCACGGGTAGCGTGAACGAATACGATGTGTCGTCACCGAACAGCGCGGTGCTGCGGTGACCTGACAGAAATCTCGCAACACTTCGCGACACGCGGGCGCGCCTCCCCAAGCAGCGCGCTGTCACGCATAGCTTCGAAATCAGCAATTGCATACTCAGCATAACTTTAAACTTCGAGTAAAGGTTTAGGGTTCCACCGGAGGCCGGACGTGTCAAACAACCAGAATTATCTAGCGGTCATCAAGGTCGTCGGAATCGGCGGTGGCGGCGTGAACGCCGTCAACCGCATGATCGAGCTCGGTCTCCGCGGAGTCGAGTTCATCGCGATCAATACGGATGCCCAAGCGCTTCTGATGAGTGACGCCGACGTGAAACTGGACGTCGGTCGCGACCTCACTCGCGGCCTTGGTGCGGGTGCTGACCCCGAGGTTGGCCGTCGAGCCGCCGAGGATCACGCCGAAGAAATCGAAGAGGCTTTGGCCGGGGCCGACATGGTCTTCGTCACCGCCGGTGAGGGTGGTGGAACCGGTACCGGTGGCGCCCCCGTCGTCGCCCGCATTGCGAAGTCCATCGGCGCGCTCACCATTGGTGTTGTCACCAAGCCCTTCGGCTTCGAAGGCAAGCGCCGCCAGGCCCAGGCCGAGACCGGTGTCGCCTCGCTCAAGAACGAGGTTGACACCCTCATCGTCGTGCCGAATGACCGCCTGCTGGAGATCAGCGACCGCGGAATCAGCATGCTTGAAGCTTTCGCCACGGCGGACCAGGTGCTCCTCGCCGGCGTGCAGGGCATCACCGACCTGATCACGACCCCCGGTCTGATCAACCTCGACTTCGCTGACGTCAAGTCGGTCATGCAGGGTGCGGGCTCCGCGCTTATGGGGATCGGTTCGGCTCGGGGCGCTGATCGTGCCATCAAGGCAGCCGAACTCGCCGTTGCCTCTCCGCTGCTTGAAGCAAGCATCGACGGCGCCCACGGTGTGCTGCTGTCCATCCAGGGCGGGTCGAACCTTGGAATCTTCGAGATCAACGACGCGGCGCGCCTCGTGCAGGAAGCCGTACATCCCGAAGCCAACATCATCTTCGGTGCGGTGATCGATGACACCCTCGGCGACGAGGTTCGTGTAACCGTCATCGCGGCCGGATTTGATGGCGGCGAACCGGGCGCCAAGGCCGTCGAGGTGCGCCGAGCTGACCTCGTGGCTGCCGGCGTTGCCGCCGGTGCGGGAACGGCCACTGCCGGCCCCGCAACGAAGGAAGGCCCGTCCTTCAACTCCGGTTCGTTCTCGGAAGGCGATGCGGCCGCTTCGGTCTGGTCGTCGGCTGATTCTACCGCGGGCGGCACCACCGCGGCCGACCCGGCTTTTGAAGAAGAGTCCGATGACCTGGACATCCCCGATTTCCTCAAGTAATAACGATAGCTCCGAGACCGGGCAGGGGCCACGTGGCTCGCGCCCGGTTTCAGTTGCCGGTTCCACGGACTTGATCGCCGACCCGGGTCTGACGAAACGTCTCGACAGCGTGCGCGCCGGTATAGCGGATGCCGCTCGCGCCGCCGGGCGCGATGACGCTGACATCACCACAATCGTGGTCACGAAGTTTCATCCGGCGGCTGTTATCCGAGCGCTTTCCGCGCTGGGAGTACGGGACGTGGGGGAGAGCCGGCATCAGGAGGCGCAAGCCAAGGTCGCCGAACTCGCTGAACTCGACCTCAACTGGCATTTCATCGGCCAGGTGCAGGGCAAAAAGGCGCGGCAGGTGCGCGCCTATGCGAACGTCATTCACTCCGTGGACCGTGTCTCGCTCGTGGATTCATTGGCCTCCCCAGACACCACCGTGGACTGCTTCATCCAGATCAACCTCACGGATGATCCGGCTCGCGGTGGAGTGAATCCGGCGGACCTGTCGGCTCTCGTCGATCGGGTGCAGCAGTCCGAGGGACTGCGGCTGTTAGGCCTCATGGCCGTGGCCCCGCTGCATGCGGAACCGCGACGGTCGTTTGCCTACGTTCGCGAGCTCAGCGAGGGCATCCGTAGCGCTGCTCCGCAGGCCACACACCTCTCCATGGGAATGAGCCAGGACTACCCCGCGGCCATCCTCGAGGGTGCGACACACCTAAGAATTGGCACCGCAATCACCGGGAAACGCCCGGAACCAGTTAATCTCGACAGAGAAGCTCAACAACACGGAGGTCGACATGTCTAACCCGCTCAAGAAAACCATGGTCTACCTGGGTCTGGCAGACGAAGAGCTTGAGTACGAGGCGCCCGCCGCGGCTCGTGTCGCCGCGGTTCCGGCCGCCACAGCGCACAACGCGGGTCACGCACCTGCCGAGCGTTCCACTCAGGGCAGTGCCTCACACGGCAACGCCCAGAGCACCAGCGGGCGTGCTCCCGTTACCCCTTTACGAAAGACTTCGACCCCCCAGAATGTGGCCGCGTCCGAAATGAATGAAATTCTCACCGTTCACCCCCGCCAGTACCGCGACGCCCAGGTCATCGCCGAGTCGTTCCGTGACGGCATCCCCGTGATCATCAACCTGTCGCAGATGAGCGATGCCGATGCGCGTCGCCTCATCGACTTCGCGAGCGGCCTCTCTCAGGGGCTGTACGGCAAGATCGAGCGCGTCACCGCGAAGGTTTTCCTGCTGTCACCGGCCCACGTCGTCGTCTCCGGCGACACCGCAACTGAAGAATCCGCCGAAGAGGCGTCCTTCTTCGCTCAGGCCTAGTACCTCGCGTGAGTTTGCTCGGAAACCTCCTGTATTTTGTCTTTCTCCTGTACTTTTTTGTGCTCTGGGGGCGTTTCATCGTTGACCTTGTTCGCGGGGTCAATCGGGGGTGGCGTCCGCAGGGATTCGTCCTCGTTCTCGTCGAAATGGTCTACACGCTCACCGACCCGCCGGTTCGTTTCTTCCGTCGGCTCGTTCCCGCCCTCCGGGTGGGACCCATCGCCTTTGACTTCGGGTTTACGCTTACCATGCTGTGCACGATTGTCGGCATGTCGCTCGCTGGTATCGTGCAGCGACTCTGAGCGACACGCCTCACACGCAAATGCCGCCCTGCACACCGGGCCGGGAACGCAACATGTATTCTTATCCGGTGTCCCTCGCGCGCAAGCACGAGCCATGGCAGCTCGGTAACAGAGCTGCACACAAACCAACTGTTCGCATAAGTATCAAGTTCTAAGGGTGGAAAGCCATGGCGCTAACTCCGGAAGATGTAGTCAATAAGCGGTTCCAGTCGACCAAGTTCCGTGAGGGATACGACCAGGACGAGGTTGACGACTTCCTCGACGAGGTCGTCGTCGAGTTGCGTCGCCTCACACAGGAAAATGAGGACCTCAAGGCCCGCATTACCGCAGACGGCGGCGTCATTGCCGAGACCGTCAGCGCTCCTGCGGCCGTTGCCGCGCCGGAGGCCGTTGTCGAACCCGTCAAGCGGGCCGAGGCAGCACCGGTTGCCGCCGTCGTGCCCGAGCCCATCGACGAGACCGCGGGCACGACCAACCTGCTGCAGCTGGCTCGCCGCCTGCACGAAGAGCACGTGAAGGAAGGCGCTGAGAAGCGCGACGCCCTCATTGCTGAGGGACACGCCACGGCCGCTCGCGTTATCGCCGAGGCCGAAGCCAAGCAGCGCGATCAGATGAAGGTCCTCGACGGGGAGCGTTCGGTTCTGGAAACGAAGATCGAGGATCTGCGTACGTTTGAGCGTGAGTACCGCCTCAAGCTCAAGAGCTACATCGAGGGTCAGCTTCACGATCTCGACGCCACGTCGCCCGTTGGCGCCGGTGTGAAGAGCGACTCGAAGTCCAGCTTCTAGGGCTTTGGCGACTAAGACCCGCACAAAGCGTGGCACTCGAGCGCTGATCATCCTCGCGCTCGTTGCGCTGGGAATCTACGCTCTCGACCAGGTGAGTAAATACCTCGTCGTGGCCAACATGGCCGAGGGAGAAATCGTCCGGGTTCTGAACGGTGTGCTGCAACTGCACTTCGTCCGGAACCCGGGCGCGGCGTTTTCCCTCGCCAGTGGTTCGACGTGGATCTTCTCCATCATCGCCGCTGCGGTCGTCGTCTTCATTATTTGGTTTGCCCGACGTATCCGTTCGCTGACGTGGGGGCTCGTCTTCGGGCTTCTCCTCGGCGGAGTGCTCGGTAATCTCACCGATCGTCTCGTGCGCGAGCCGAGCTTCGGTGAGGGCCATGTCGTCGACTTTCTGTCGACGCCGTGGTTGATCCCGGCCATTTACAACGTGGCCGACATGTCGATCGTCACGAGCATGGTGATCTTCATGATCCTGACCATTCGCGGTATCGGTCTCGACGGCGAAAAGGTCGTCGATGCCAAGTCCGTTAAGGCGACGGATGCCGCCGCCGGGCCGGAGACGCCTCCGGTCGCATCAACGCACGACGAACCAAAGCCTCACAGCGGAATTGCCCCATGACCTCCCAGTCTCGTTCCCTGCACCTCCCCGACGGACTCGAGGGGGTGCGGGTCGACGCCGGCCTGGCCAAGCTGTTCGGATTCTCGCGCAGCTTTGCGGCCGAAATCTGCGAGCTGCACGGCGTTACCCTGGATGGGTCTGTCGCCGGAAAATCAGACCGGCTTCACGCCGGCAGCTGGATCGAGGTCACGTGGCAGACCAAGGAACCCGTGCGCATCGTTCCCATCGCCGTGCCAGACCTCACGGTCGTGTATGACGACGACAGCATCATCGTCATCAATAAGCCGTCCGGTGTCGCAGCCCACCCGAGTATCGGGTGGACTGGACCGACCGTTCCGGGCGCGTTGGCCGCCGCCGGCTACCGAATCGCCACCTCGGGTGCGGCGGAGCGGGCGGGGATCGTGCACCGGCTCGACGTGGGCACCAGCGGTCTCATGGTCGTTGCGAAGTCGGAGATTGCATACACCGCCCTCAAACGCGCCTTCCACGATCGTGAGGTGGAAAAGATCTACCACGCGGTCGTTCAAGGTCACCCTGACCCGCTGGCCGGGACCATCGATGCGCCGATCGGGCGTCATCCCAGTTCGGCCTGGAAATTTGCCGTCACGAGCGAAGGCAAGCACGCCATAACCCACTACGAAACGCTTGAGGCGTTTCCCTCGGCCTCCCTGCTCGAGATTCACCTGGAGACGGGACGCACGCACCAGATTCGGGTGCACATGGCGGCGCAACGGCATCCCTGCGTTGGTGACGCCATGTACGGTGCCGATCCCAGCATCACGGCCAGGCTCGGCCTTGGCCGCCAGTGGCTGCATGCCAAACAACTCGCGTTCACCCACCCTGGATCGAACGAGTGGGTCACGTTCAACGCTCCGTATGCGCCCGACCTCGCGTACGGACTTTCCGTACTACGCGGCGACTAGCCCAAAGAATGAGCACAGTGAGCACTTCTTCGACCTCGGCGGACTCGTTCGTACACCTCCACGTACACAGCGAGTACTCGATGCTCGACGGAGCGGCCAGGGTGAAGCCCCTGATCAACGCGGCGATCGAGCAGAAGATGCCCGCCGTGGCGATCACCGACCACGGAAACGTCTTCGGTGCCTTCGATTTCTGGCGTACCGCGACGGATGCCGGCATCAAGCCGATTATCGGCACCGAGGCCTACATCACGCCCGGCACCGACCGGCGGGACAAGACCCGGGTGCGGTGGGGCACCGGCGCGCAGAACCGTGACGACGTCGGCGGCGCCGGCTCGTACACCCACATGACCCTGCTCTCCGAAAGCACGGAGGGAATGCACAACCTGTTCCGCCTGTCGTCCAAGGCGAGCCTCGAGGGCTACTACTTCAAGCCGCGCATGGACCGCGAACTGCTCAGCGAGTTCTCGACCGGCCTCATCGGCACGACGGGTTGCGTGGGTGGTGAGGTGCAGACCCGCCTGCGCCTCGGACAGTACGAAGAGGCGAAGAAGGCCGCCGGAGACTTTCAAGACATCTTCGGCAAGGAGAACTTCTTCTGCGAGATCATGGACCACGGCATCGACATCGAGCGCCGCACCATGACCGACCTGCTCAAACTGGCCAAGGAACTCGACCTTCCCCTCCTGGCAACGAACGACCTGCACTACACGCACGCGCACGATGCGACCGCCCACGCCGCACTGCTGTGCGTGCAATCCGCATCCACCCTGGACGACCCGAACCGGTTCAAGTTCGACTCGAGCGAGTTCTACCTCAAGTCCGCCGCCCAGATGCGGCACATGTTCAGGGACCACCCGGAGTCGTGTGACAACACGCTGCTCATCGCGGAGCGCTGCGAGGTGGAATTCAACACCAAGGCAAACTACATGCCCCGCTTCCCGTGCCCGGAGGGCGAGAACGAGGAGAGCTGGTTCGTCAAGGAGAACGAGGTCGGGCTCGCCAAACGGTACCCGAACGGCATCCCCGCCGAGGTGCGCAAGCGCGCCGACTACGAAATCGGCATCATCATTCAGATGGGCTTCCCCGGCTACTTCCTCGTCGTGGCCGACTTCATCATGTGGTCCAAGCAGCAGGGCATCCGAGTGGGCCCCGGCCGTGGCTCGGGAGCCGGTTCGATGGTGGCCTACGCGATGGGCATCACCGACCTCGACCCGCTCGTGCACGGCCTGATCTTCGAGCGCTTCCTCAACCCCGACCGTGTGTCCATGCCTGACTTCGATGTCGACTTCGACGAGCGTCGCCGTGGCGAAGTCATCCGCTACGTCACCGACAAGTACGGCGAGGAGCGCGTCGCGCAAATCGTCACCTACGGTACGATCAAGGCCAAGCAGGCGCTCAAGGATGCCAGCCGCGTTCTCGGCTTCCCGTTCGGGATGGGCGACAAGCTCACGAAGGCCATGCCGCCGGCCATCATGGGCAAGGACGTTCCGCTCACCGGAATGTTCGACACGGACCATCCCCGCTACCGCGAGGCGGCCGATTTCCGTGCCGTGATCGAATCCGACCCGGAGGCCAAGACCGTGTTCGACACGGCGCTCGGCCTCGAAAACCTCAAGCGCCAGTGGGGTGTGCACGCGGCCGGCGTCATCATGTCGTCCGACCCGCTGATCGACATCATTCCCATCATGAAGCGCGAGGCCGACGGCCAGGTTGTCACGCAGTTCGACTATCCAGCCTCCGAGGCCCTCGGCCTGATCAAGATGGACTTCCTCGGGCTTCGCAACCTGACGATCATCGATGACACCCTCGACAACATCGAGGTGAACCGTGGCGAACGCCCCATACTCGAGGATCTTGGCCTCGAGGACCCGGCCGCCTACGAACTGCTCGCTCGAGGCGACACGCTCGGCGTCTTCCAGCTCGATGGCGGGCCCATGCGCTCCCTGCTGCGGCTCATGAAACCTGACAACTTCGAAGACATCTCGGCCGTTATCGCCCTGTACCGTCCGGGGCCCATGGGTGCCAACTCCCACACCAACTACGCGCTGCGCAAGACCGGCCAGCAGGAGATCATTCCGATTCACGCGGAACTCGAAGAGGCCCTGTCCGATGTCATCGGCAACACTTACGGCCTCATCGTGTACCAGGAACAGGTCATGTCGATCGCCCAGAAACTTGCCGGGTTCTCCCTCGGCGAGGCTGACCTGCTGCGACGTGCCATGGGTAAGAAGAAGAAGTCCGAGCTGGACAAACAGTTCGAAGGCTTTTCCAACGGCATGAAAGAGAACGGCTATTCCATGGATGCCGTCACGACGGTGTGGAACATCCTGCTGCCGTTCTCGGACTACGCCTTCAACAAGGCCCACTCCGCCGCCTACGGCGTTCTGTCCTACTGGACCGCGTACCTCAAGGCCAAGTACCCGGCCGAGTACATGGCCGCTCTGCTGACGAGCGTGGGGGACTCCCGCGACAAGCTGGCCCTGTACCTCAACGAGTGTCGCCGCATGGGCATCAAGGTGCTCGCCCCCGACGTGAACGAGTCGATCGGTTTCTTCGCCGCCGTGGGCACCGACATCCGCTTTGGGCTCGGTGCGGTGCGAAACGTGGGATTTAACGTCGTTGAGGCCATTCGCGCGACCCGTGAAGCCCAGGGACGCTTCGAGTCCTTCCACGATTTTCTGCGCAAGGTGCCGCTGCCGGTGGCCAACAAGCGCACGATTGAGTCGCTCGTCAAGGCCGGGGCGTTCGACTCGCTCGGGGCCACGCGCCGCGGCATGGTCGAGATCCATGAGTCAGCGGTCGAATCTGCGGTCAAGATCAAGCGGGAAGAGGTCAACGGCAACATCGGTTTCGACTTCGACAGCCTCTTCGATGAGCCGCAGGACACCGACCAGGTGCCGGAGCGGCCCGAGTGGAGCAAGAAGGAGAAGTTGGCGTTCGAACGCGACATGCTCGGCCTGTACGTCTCCGATCATCCGCTCGCGGGGTTGGAGATTCCGCTCGCGAAACACGCCAGCACGTCGATTGCCGACCTGATCGCGTCGGAGACCGCGGAAGACGGCGACACCGTCACGGTGGCGGGCCTGATCACGAGTGTGCAGCATCGCACCGCGAAGAAGTCCGGAAACCAGTACGGCATGATCCAGGTCGAGGACTTCGGCGGTGAGATCACGGCGATGTTCATGGGCAAGGCCTACGTGGAATTCGCGCCCGAGCTGATCAGCGACGCCGTGGTTGTGGTTCGAGGTCGGGTGAGCATGCGGGACGACGGCATGAACCTGCACGCGTTCAGCGTCTTCCAACCCGAGCTGGGGCAGGCATCCGACCAGAGCACCCTCTCGGTGACGCTCGCCGAGGCGCGCGCCACCACGGATACCGTGCAGGCGCTGGGGGAGATCCTGACCCGCCACGCGGGAGACGCCGAGGTGCGGATCAGGCTCGTGAAGGGTGACACGGCGCGGATCTTCGAGCTGCCGCACCGCGTGACCGTGAGCGCTGACCTGTTCGGCGAACTCAAAAGCATCCTCGGACCGAACTGTCTCAGCTAACCGAACTGCCTCAGCACACGTCAAGGATCCCGCCGGTGGTGTTGCTACTTCAGGAGATCCGGCCGGGAGCATCCGCTCGGCCGCGGATTTGCAAGGTGGCCGGGGGCTGTCGACCGCGGATCTCCTGAAGTAGCAACCGGAGGGGGCGGATGCCGAGGGCGCGTTCGGAGTGCGGCGCTGGGTTCGCTGGGTGCCCATCTCCGGGCCGAGGATTGGCCGGTAGGCGGGCTGCGTTGGCGCCCGGAACCGGCGCCAACCGCGCCCGTGAGGGCGCTGGCGGGTTCGTTTGCGGACTTCGGGCGGCAGAATTACTTACTGACGAGTAGCCCCTGGCGGTAGCGCACGTCCGAGCACGTGGTAGCGCTGTTCTGACGAGGGGGTAGCGGCCCGAGCTTGGCGCCCGAGCCGCTCCGGTGTTACTCCCAGTAGCTCTTCTCGGCGCGGGCTTGGTCGTTTCGGTGCTGACGCATGTCGATCTGGCCGAGGTTGATGATGCGGGCGTTGTTGGCGAGGCGGTTCACGATTGAGTCCGCCGCGACGCGGTCGGGCAGCTCGGCGACCCAATGCGCGGGTCCGGTCTGCGAGGCGATCATCGTCGGCAGTCGGTGCTCCCGGTTCGCGAGGATCGCGAACAAGTCGCTGGCTGCGTCGCTGTCAACACCGACGGTCAGGAAATCATCAATGATCAGCAAATCGATGTTGGAGAGCTCGTTCAACAGTTTCTGATGCGCGATGCCGTCGCCGCGAGCGATGACGAGTCTCCGGGCGAGGTCGTCCATCCGGGAGTAGAGAACGGAGTGCTCACTGTGGCAAGCGCCGATGGCCAGCGCGCAGGCGAGGTAGGTTTTCCCGCCACCGGTAGGCGAGATGATGAGCAGGTTGGTCGCATCCAAGCGCCAGTCATGGGCGGCATAGCGCCGCATTCTGACGGCGGTGATGCCGCGTCCCTCGCGGTAGTCGACCTCAGCGACGGTGGCGCCAGGGATGGGGAGGGCTGCCTGGCGGATGAGTTTGTCGACCCGGCTGACGCGTCGGGATTCCAACGCGTCATCGACCGCAGTGAGGAACAGCTGCTCTGGCGTGAGGGTGTCGTTGGCTTCGTCTTGGATGAGTTCCTCCAGCCGGGTCGCGACGTGGGTTACGCGCAGTGCGCGGAACTTGTCATAGTCAACGCTGGTGAACGTCACTTTCCGTCCTCGTTTCGGGCGTAGTGGGAGGCGTCACGGACATAGACGTCCGTGACGGTGTCGCGGAACACGACAGTGCTGCTGCGTTTGCGTGTCGAGGCCGCCGGGGTCACCGGTCGGGGCTTTTTCACGTCACTATCAATGGCCGCCATCAACCGTTTCAGAGTGGAATACGTCGGATGGGCTTTGCGGTTGACGAGGTCTTGGCAGGCGGCCTCCAAGCGTTCTCGGTTGTTCTTGCCGAGGCCGTCGAGGATGTTCTGGCAGGACAGGTATCCTTGCGCTTCGATTGCTTGGCTGTCGAGGATCTGCTCGATCACCGTGACGGTCGCCGGCCCGGCGCTGCGCGCCCGGTCAATGAACCAGCGCCTAGACCACAACCCGTCGATATCGCGGTGCTGCGGCGGAACATGCTCGGGAAGAGTCGAGTACTGGCCCTTCCGACCTGTCAGCCTTGGGTGTTCGCAGATGCTGTCGTTGCCGTCGAAGATCGTCACCCGAGACGATGTCACCCGGACCCGCAGCAGCTTGCCCGCTAGGGCAAAGGGCACGGAATAGCGTTGCGTGTCCGCGGTGACGTGGTAGTTCCGGGCAGCTTTCAACTCTTTCCACTCGACGTCCTCGAACCCGATATCAGGCAGCGAGCCCAAAAGCTCGCGCTCTTCGGTGTCGAAGCGTTCCCACCGGGTGGTGTCGTCGGCGCGGCGAATGTCGTGGTTGATCTCTCGCACCCGTTCCTCGATTGCGGTGTTCAATTCGCTCAGGGTCGTGAAGACATCGTCTTCGAGATAGCCGATGACGCGTTTGTTGACGACGTTCACCGCATTCTCGGCTGATGCCTTGTCGCGCGGCTTTTTCGGTCTGGCCGGGACAATTGCTGTCTGATAGTGGTCAGCGAGTTGCTGATATCGGGCGTTCACGACCCGCTCCGCATCGCCTTGGTGGGTTCGGTGGGTCGACGTCGTCGGGTTGTCCGGCACGATGATCTGCGTGACGCCTCCAAAGAACGCGAATGCGTGAACGTGGGCGTCGAGCCAGGCGGGGGATTTCATATCCGCGTAGGCGCGGCAAAACATCAGCCCCGAAAACGGAAGCACCGCAACGAACAAGATGGCCCGGACCACTTCACCGGTGATGGTGTCGACGATGTCCATCGTGTCGCCGGCCCAGTCCACCAACATCGCCCGTCCCGGCTCGTGGCGGAGCACCGCGACGAGATCGTGGGTGCGAAGATAACCGGTGAACAGGGCGCAGAACTGCGAGTACCCGTACTTCTTGCCCGCATCTGTGGTGTCGACGTAGCGGCGCCAGGCCAGCAGCAACGTGAAGTGCCGGTTTGCTTTCATCGCCGCCAGCACCCGTGCCAGGTCGGGTTGGTCGTACTCGTCTGAGACTTTCCGACGCCCGTCGGGGAACCATTCCGCCAACTCGGTATCACTCACCGTAACGGTCGCGGTCAGGCCCCGAGCCTCGACCTCCTGCCGCACCCGAGCCACGTCGCGATGCGAGCACCCCACGATCTCGACGACGTCGCGGTAGCTGCGCCCCTCGAGCAGCAACCCCAATATTTTCCGATAATCCGCCATGACCCGCCCTTAACAATGGAAGGACAACGCCTTGCGCGTTGTCCTTCCACAGCAGAGCAGATTGGCAGCATCAGCGCTACCGTGTTCCCGGAATCTTGCTACCGTGTCGTCGGACTAGTGCTACCTTCAAGGGCTACTCGCCAACTTACTAAGGTCTATAAAGAAATAGGTGAGCAACTCTCGCGTTTACGTTCGATTCGCGCTAAAATGGGGGTATGTTCACGACGGTGAAGTCCGGAGCTGAGATGGTCGCCCTGCTACTGCAGGCCGGCGAACTCGTCACGGCCGCCCTCGCCGGAGTGCAATTCAGCCTCCTCGATAACGACGATGCACTCAGCGTGATGGGCGCGTTGGAAGCCGTGGGGCGTCGGGTGGATGGTGGCCGGATCAGCTCCGCCGCCAACGTGGCTTTTCGCGCCGACTCCGGCCTCGGTCATGACTCGCTCGCCTGGAAGAACGGATGCCGCGGCAAGTTCGAACTGATCACCGGGGTGACGCGTATCTCGAGTAGCGAGGCGAAACGGCGGATGCGCCTCGGCGGCACCATCACCGGGGTCTCGTCCGCGACCAGCGGCCTGGTCGGGCAAGTCATGCCGGTGCGGCACCCCGCCGTCGCCGAGAGTCTGGCCGCCGGGAACTCGGCATCGACGCCGCCGACGTCATTGTCACCGCACTCGAGCAGATCTCGACCCGGGTCGCCCCGGACGACCTCGACCGGGCCGAACGCGCCCTGGTGGCGTCGGCGACGGGGGCGATCACCCCGGAGACCGAAGGACTCCCGGGTGCCGGGATCGCGTTCAGTGCCGACCTCATTCGGGCGCAGGCCCACGAATGGGCGGCGATGCTCGACCCTGATGGGGCGGCGCCGAGCGACGACAAGACGGCCGCGAAGAGCACGTTCGGGTTCGGGCTCCTGCGGGATGGGCTGTATCCGCTGCGCGGCGGCGTGACGCCCGACCTTCGCGGCGTGATGAACGGGGTGTTCAACACGTTCCTCAGTGCCCACGCGGCACCGGCGTTTCCGTCGGCGGAGGACCAGGCGCGCCTGGAGGCCGGGGAACTCATCCCCGGCGCCGAAGAAGCCGTCGACGACCGCACCGGCGGGGAGAAATGCGCCGACATTCTGCGGGCGGTGTTCGAAAAGACCGCCCGAGACCCGAAAACCCCGACCATGGGCGGCGCGGCGCCCGTCGTGATGGTGCACGTGA
Coding sequences within:
- the dnaE gene encoding DNA polymerase III subunit alpha; this translates as MLDGAARVKPLINAAIEQKMPAVAITDHGNVFGAFDFWRTATDAGIKPIIGTEAYITPGTDRRDKTRVRWGTGAQNRDDVGGAGSYTHMTLLSESTEGMHNLFRLSSKASLEGYYFKPRMDRELLSEFSTGLIGTTGCVGGEVQTRLRLGQYEEAKKAAGDFQDIFGKENFFCEIMDHGIDIERRTMTDLLKLAKELDLPLLATNDLHYTHAHDATAHAALLCVQSASTLDDPNRFKFDSSEFYLKSAAQMRHMFRDHPESCDNTLLIAERCEVEFNTKANYMPRFPCPEGENEESWFVKENEVGLAKRYPNGIPAEVRKRADYEIGIIIQMGFPGYFLVVADFIMWSKQQGIRVGPGRGSGAGSMVAYAMGITDLDPLVHGLIFERFLNPDRVSMPDFDVDFDERRRGEVIRYVTDKYGEERVAQIVTYGTIKAKQALKDASRVLGFPFGMGDKLTKAMPPAIMGKDVPLTGMFDTDHPRYREAADFRAVIESDPEAKTVFDTALGLENLKRQWGVHAAGVIMSSDPLIDIIPIMKREADGQVVTQFDYPASEALGLIKMDFLGLRNLTIIDDTLDNIEVNRGERPILEDLGLEDPAAYELLARGDTLGVFQLDGGPMRSLLRLMKPDNFEDISAVIALYRPGPMGANSHTNYALRKTGQQEIIPIHAELEEALSDVIGNTYGLIVYQEQVMSIAQKLAGFSLGEADLLRRAMGKKKKSELDKQFEGFSNGMKENGYSMDAVTTVWNILLPFSDYAFNKAHSAAYGVLSYWTAYLKAKYPAEYMAALLTSVGDSRDKLALYLNECRRMGIKVLAPDVNESIGFFAAVGTDIRFGLGAVRNVGFNVVEAIRATREAQGRFESFHDFLRKVPLPVANKRTIESLVKAGAFDSLGATRRGMVEIHESAVESAVKIKREEVNGNIGFDFDSLFDEPQDTDQVPERPEWSKKEKLAFERDMLGLYVSDHPLAGLEIPLAKHASTSIADLIASETAEDGDTVTVAGLITSVQHRTAKKSGNQYGMIQVEDFGGEITAMFMGKAYVEFAPELISDAVVVVRGRVSMRDDGMNLHAFSVFQPELGQASDQSTLSVTLAEARATTDTVQALGEILTRHAGDAEVRIRLVKGDTARIFELPHRVTVSADLFGELKSILGPNCLS
- a CDS encoding ATP-binding protein, translated to MTFTSVDYDKFRALRVTHVATRLEELIQDEANDTLTPEQLFLTAVDDALESRRVSRVDKLIRQAALPIPGATVAEVDYREGRGITAVRMRRYAAHDWRLDATNLLIISPTGGGKTYLACALAIGACHSEHSVLYSRMDDLARRLVIARGDGIAHQKLLNELSNIDLLIIDDFLTVGVDSDAASDLFAILANREHRLPTMIASQTGPAHWVAELPDRVAADSIVNRLANNARIINLGQIDMRQHRNDQARAEKSYWE
- the istA gene encoding IS21 family transposase, translating into MADYRKILGLLLEGRSYRDVVEIVGCSHRDVARVRQEVEARGLTATVTVSDTELAEWFPDGRRKVSDEYDQPDLARVLAAMKANRHFTLLLAWRRYVDTTDAGKKYGYSQFCALFTGYLRTHDLVAVLRHEPGRAMLVDWAGDTMDIVDTITGEVVRAILFVAVLPFSGLMFCRAYADMKSPAWLDAHVHAFAFFGGVTQIIVPDNPTTSTHRTHQGDAERVVNARYQQLADHYQTAIVPARPKKPRDKASAENAVNVVNKRVIGYLEDDVFTTLSELNTAIEERVREINHDIRRADDTTRWERFDTEERELLGSLPDIGFEDVEWKELKAARNYHVTADTQRYSVPFALAGKLLRVRVTSSRVTIFDGNDSICEHPRLTGRKGQYSTLPEHVPPQHRDIDGLWSRRWFIDRARSAGPATVTVIEQILDSQAIEAQGYLSCQNILDGLGKNNRERLEAACQDLVNRKAHPTYSTLKRLMAAIDSDVKKPRPVTPAASTRKRSSTVVFRDTVTDVYVRDASHYARNEDGK